The Acidobacteriota bacterium sequence TTCAGGCTATGCAGGAATTGGATATTGCCTTAGCAGGTGAATTTCTGGTGATGGCGGCAACCTTGATTCAAATCAAATCGCAGATGCTTCTGCCGCGTGATCCAACTATTCCCGAAGACCAGGTTGAAGACCCGCGTAAAGAGTTGGTTTATCAACTGCTCGAACATCAGAAATTCAAAGCCGCAGCCAATATGTTGCATCAACGCGCGGTAATCGAAGCCGGGGTGTTTACGCGCGCGGAAATTGAAACCGACAAAAGCAACCCGGAAATTTCAGCGACGATATTTCAACTCTTTGAAGTTTTTCGCGAAGTCGTAAATCGCAAAAAAGCCTTAACCGAAATCGAAATTGCCCGTGAAGAGATTTCAATGAGCGAAAAGATTTCAGAAATAAAAACATTCTTAAAGAAATCCAGCGAAGTTCGCGTGCGACAGGTTTTCGAGCAGGCGAAATCGAAGCGTGAATGTGTCATCATTTTTCTGGCAATTTTAGAATTGGTAAAAGAGTTACAAATTCGTTTACGACAATCCAAAACCTTCGGCGATATTGTCATCGTCGAACGCGAACCGGAAACCATCTGAAGTCCAGTGTCCGAGGTTCGGTGTCAATCAGGTATTTTATTAGTTAATTCCTTTGACTCCAGACTCAAGACTCCAGACTCATACTATAACCCTATGACGATTGATGAACTGAAGCCAATAATCGAAGCAATAATTTTTGTCTCTGAAGAACCCATTACCCCTAAGCAACTCGCAGCCATGCTTGAGGAAGAAAATATCGATGATATTAAAACCGCTTGTGAGCAGCTAAGCGATGATTATCAGGCAAGAAACTGCGGACTTGAACTGAGGTCGCTTGCCGGCGGGTTTCGCATTTCAACCCGACCTGAGTTGAATGAATATGTGCGACGGTTTTTAAAAGCGCAACCGACCGCTAAGCTGTCGCTCGCAGCTTTGGAGACGCTCGCGGTGATTGCTTATAAACAACCCATTACGATTCCTGAAATCCTGGAAATTCGCGGCAAATCCTCGACCTCGGCAATTAAAACCCTGCTCGACCGCCGTTTGATTATCCCCAAAGGGCATAAACCCGTCGTCGGTCGTCCGATGCTCTATGGGACATCAAAAGAATTTCTCATTCAATTTGGCTTAAACGATTTGTCAGAACTTCCAAGCCTTGAAGACTTTGAAGATTTAGTGACGAGCTAAACCAATCTCTTATTTTTATTATGCTAGAGCGTCTGCAAAAAATTATCGCCAATGCCGGTATTGCTTCCCGTCGTGCTGCCGAAGAGATGATTCTTCGTGGTGAAGTAATCGTCAACGGAAAAGTTGTGACTGAACTCGGCACCAAAGCCGACAGTGAACGTGACCATATCAAAGTTCGCGGCAAATTAATTAATCCGCACGGTACAGAAAAAGAAAAACGGTATTACTTGGTCAATAAACCTCGCGGTTATATTTGCACGGTTAAAGACCCTAAAAATCGTCCCTTGGTCGCTTCCCTGTTGCCACCGTCATCGAGACGCGGATTGCATCCAATCGGTCGCCTGGATTTCAATTCCGAAGGATTAATAATTTTAACCAATGATGGTGAGTTGACGGAATTACTAACCAGAGCTGGAAAAATCGAAAAGGTTTATCATGTTAAAGTAAAAGGCGCGCCGACCAGAGAACAAATTAATATTTTGCAACGCGGAATCAAACTGGGCGATAAAGTTACCGCACCGGCAAAAATCAAACTTCTGGAACAAACTCGCAAAGGTGGCAATTGCTGGTACGAAGTCATCCTTATTCAAGGTAAAAATCAACAAATCAGAAAAATGTTTGATGCGATTGGGCATTCTGTAACCAAATTGCATCGCAAACGCATCGGTCATCTCACCGACGAAAAACTTCCACTCGGAAAGTATAGAGAATTAAAATTGAGCGACGTGAAAAAATTTTTCCAAACCTCATCAACCGGTCAAACACCGGTAAAATCCAGAAAACCCAAACCACTGCACCGTATGTCTTCCCGTTAATTAAATGAGGCGTGGTCATAAATCATGCCGCCCTCAAAAGTGCTTTGATTCCTTTACCTACCGTCTTGCCTTGCTCGTATTGATAGAGCAAGACAAGTTGGTAGATTAAGATCGCTCCCAAAGCCAAAAGCTTGGTTTTCTCTAACCCTTTGACTGGCATCTTGACGCGCCACTCAAAGACATTTTTGAACAAGCCGTTGAACGGCTCTATCGATTGCGAGCGCAGTTTATGAAAGAGCCTTCTGACACCCACGCCGCCATCACCGTGTGGATAAGCCCCACGTCTGGTCGCTACCAGTTGGCAACCGCGTTGATTGCACGCTTGGCGCAACTCTGGATCATTATAATGCGTGTCTCCCAAAACATAGCGCACTTGCTTGGGCATCTCCTGCAACAGGAGGGGCGCGACTTCCTTGTCTGCCGTGTTGGCAACCGTCAACTCTGCTGCCAAGGGGATCCACAAACTGCCGACACTGACCGCCAA is a genomic window containing:
- a CDS encoding pseudouridine synthase; protein product: MLERLQKIIANAGIASRRAAEEMILRGEVIVNGKVVTELGTKADSERDHIKVRGKLINPHGTEKEKRYYLVNKPRGYICTVKDPKNRPLVASLLPPSSRRGLHPIGRLDFNSEGLIILTNDGELTELLTRAGKIEKVYHVKVKGAPTREQINILQRGIKLGDKVTAPAKIKLLEQTRKGGNCWYEVILIQGKNQQIRKMFDAIGHSVTKLHRKRIGHLTDEKLPLGKYRELKLSDVKKFFQTSSTGQTPVKSRKPKPLHRMSSR
- a CDS encoding segregation/condensation protein A; this translates as MENSAKKFKSQPDLAQPPGVDGQLVPGDSENQYKVKLEMFEGPLDLLLFLIKKEEVSIYDIPIARITAQYLEYVQAMQELDIALAGEFLVMAATLIQIKSQMLLPRDPTIPEDQVEDPRKELVYQLLEHQKFKAAANMLHQRAVIEAGVFTRAEIETDKSNPEISATIFQLFEVFREVVNRKKALTEIEIAREEISMSEKISEIKTFLKKSSEVRVRQVFEQAKSKRECVIIFLAILELVKELQIRLRQSKTFGDIVIVEREPETI
- the scpB gene encoding SMC-Scp complex subunit ScpB, which codes for MTIDELKPIIEAIIFVSEEPITPKQLAAMLEEENIDDIKTACEQLSDDYQARNCGLELRSLAGGFRISTRPELNEYVRRFLKAQPTAKLSLAALETLAVIAYKQPITIPEILEIRGKSSTSAIKTLLDRRLIIPKGHKPVVGRPMLYGTSKEFLIQFGLNDLSELPSLEDFEDLVTS